In Actinoplanes derwentensis, the following proteins share a genomic window:
- a CDS encoding aldehyde dehydrogenase family protein, whose amino-acid sequence MRKIHCPADGSLVATVPEHTRADTIAAIGVARQAFDDGPWPRTPAVERGALLQRVAELITRDKDELARAESLDTGKRLVEAEYDIADVSACFRYYGGLAATDAGRVIDTGRTDAISRVEHEPIGVCGLITPWNYPLLQTSWKVAPALAAGNTFVLKPSELTPSTAIRLMALLAEAGLPDGVANLVLGAGAEVGAPLAEHPDVDMVSFTGSLRTGRLLMAAAAATIKRVALELGGKNPNVVFADADFDTAVDMALTAVFLHSGQVCSAGARLIVEESIHDRFVDAVVERAQRIRLGGPFDEQAETGPLISAEHLAKVEDYVAAGIAEGAVLRCGGKRLDGPGFFYPPTILDGCRSGMTVVRDESFGPVLTVETFSGEDEAVRIANDTEYGLAGAVWTRDAGKAQRVARRLRHGTVWINDFHPYVPQAEWGGFKQSGNGRELGPTGLNEYRESKHVWQNIDPRPQNWFRS is encoded by the coding sequence CCGGCCGACGGAAGCCTGGTCGCCACGGTTCCCGAACACACTCGCGCGGACACGATCGCCGCGATCGGCGTCGCCCGTCAGGCCTTCGACGACGGCCCGTGGCCGCGCACTCCGGCGGTCGAACGAGGTGCGCTGTTGCAGCGGGTCGCCGAGTTGATCACACGGGACAAGGATGAGCTGGCCCGCGCCGAGTCGCTGGACACCGGAAAACGACTCGTCGAAGCTGAATACGACATCGCGGATGTCTCGGCTTGCTTTCGTTACTACGGCGGGCTCGCGGCCACCGACGCCGGGCGGGTGATCGACACCGGGCGCACCGACGCGATCAGCCGGGTCGAACACGAGCCGATCGGCGTCTGCGGCCTGATCACCCCATGGAACTATCCGCTGCTCCAGACGTCCTGGAAGGTCGCTCCGGCCCTGGCCGCCGGCAACACCTTCGTGCTGAAGCCCAGCGAACTGACCCCGTCCACCGCGATCCGGCTGATGGCGCTGCTGGCCGAGGCCGGACTGCCGGACGGGGTGGCGAACCTGGTGCTGGGCGCCGGCGCCGAGGTCGGCGCGCCGCTGGCCGAGCACCCGGACGTGGACATGGTGTCGTTCACCGGCAGCCTGCGCACCGGGCGGCTGCTGATGGCCGCCGCCGCGGCCACGATCAAACGGGTCGCGCTGGAACTCGGTGGCAAGAACCCGAACGTGGTGTTCGCCGACGCCGACTTCGACACTGCCGTCGACATGGCACTGACCGCGGTGTTCCTGCACTCCGGCCAGGTCTGTTCGGCCGGAGCGCGGCTGATCGTCGAGGAGTCGATCCACGACCGGTTCGTGGACGCGGTCGTCGAGCGGGCGCAACGGATCCGCCTCGGTGGGCCGTTCGACGAGCAGGCCGAGACCGGGCCGCTGATCTCCGCGGAGCATCTGGCCAAGGTCGAGGACTACGTGGCCGCCGGGATCGCCGAGGGGGCGGTGCTGCGCTGCGGGGGGAAGCGACTCGACGGGCCGGGGTTCTTCTACCCGCCGACGATCCTGGACGGCTGCCGCTCCGGGATGACGGTGGTGCGGGACGAGTCGTTCGGGCCGGTGCTGACCGTGGAGACGTTCAGCGGCGAGGACGAGGCGGTCCGGATCGCCAACGACACCGAGTACGGGCTGGCCGGGGCGGTGTGGACACGTGACGCCGGGAAGGCCCAGCGGGTCGCGCGGCGACTGCGGCACGGCACCGTGTGGATCAACGACTTCCACCCGTACGTCCCGCAGGCCGAATGGGGCGGTTTCAAGCAGTCCGGCAACGGTCGCGAACTGGGTCCCACCGGCCTGAACGAGTACCGCGAGAGCAAGCACGTCTGGCAGAACATCGACCCCCGCCCCCAGAACTGGTTCCGGTCTTAA